The following are encoded in a window of Thermodesulfobacterium geofontis OPF15 genomic DNA:
- a CDS encoding thioredoxin family protein encodes MISEKDLKEINLENLKFFLIRKEKSNQIFSKFEEFLNNLKGHFSLNLEIKEEELPDYPALKVTDKEEKVQIYYMAIPEGLERQPFLNALKAISKGESFLNKEEVERIKTIKNPVEIKIFITPFCPFCPFVVDKANQIAIVQNLIKVFIIDATLFVQLSQKYKVTASPTVVINEDFVLVGNEAKEGLLNFIEKAGETLYDKEVLKNLLKQAQAERVIELCEKEEKCLYTLIELLKAPELFTKIGTMYVLEEMAERGKIKNKAKILSHLIETLKTVKDERDKGDILYLLGLIGTPKIVSKIEEAIKDEPPLIKEIAYEAIENIKKRETFH; translated from the coding sequence ATGATTAGTGAAAAGGATCTAAAGGAAATTAATTTAGAAAATTTGAAATTTTTTCTTATAAGAAAAGAAAAATCAAATCAAATTTTTTCAAAGTTTGAAGAATTTTTAAATAATTTAAAAGGACATTTCTCATTAAATTTAGAAATTAAAGAAGAAGAACTTCCTGACTATCCAGCTTTAAAGGTAACAGATAAGGAAGAAAAAGTTCAGATTTATTATATGGCAATTCCCGAAGGATTAGAAAGGCAACCCTTTTTAAATGCACTAAAAGCCATTTCAAAGGGAGAAAGTTTTTTAAATAAGGAAGAAGTTGAAAGGATTAAAACTATTAAAAATCCTGTTGAAATTAAGATTTTCATTACTCCTTTCTGCCCCTTTTGTCCTTTTGTGGTAGATAAGGCAAACCAAATAGCTATTGTTCAGAATTTAATAAAAGTATTTATTATTGATGCAACCCTTTTTGTCCAACTCTCTCAAAAATATAAAGTTACTGCCTCTCCCACAGTGGTAATAAATGAAGATTTTGTTCTTGTTGGAAATGAAGCTAAGGAGGGATTATTGAATTTTATAGAAAAGGCAGGGGAAACTCTATATGATAAAGAAGTTTTAAAAAATTTGCTTAAACAAGCTCAGGCAGAAAGGGTTATAGAACTCTGTGAAAAGGAGGAAAAGTGTCTTTATACACTTATTGAGCTTTTGAAAGCACCAGAACTTTTTACAAAGATTGGGACTATGTATGTATTAGAAGAGATGGCTGAAAGAGGAAAAATTAAAAATAAAGCTAAAATCTTGTCCCATCTTATAGAAACTTTAAAAACCGTTAAAGATGAAAGAGACAAAGGGGATATTCTTTATTTATTGGGTTTGATAGGTACTCCAAAAATTGTATCAAAAATTGAAGAAGCAATAAAAGATGAACCACCTCTTATAAAAGAAATTGCTTATGAGGCAATAGAAAATATAAAAAAGCGAGAAACCTTTCATTAA
- a CDS encoding FkbM family methyltransferase, translating to MRETTFEKFEKYNKMGKWSSVGTFQLALKIPEKFDEVYNLFTDKESRLTFDWFIQFRIAYAFLGEIAKFIFPPNISSEEFKNKKRNIKKLYPNGFIKMGGYKFLSNPLQVIGSWVFEQYNLKGACEVSSGDFVVDGGAFKGETSFWFLSKGARRIYAFEGDIQNFEILLKNIKLNKVEDKIIPVNKLLLDKNGISKIKMTGTGSSSILSEEGTEIECIILDSFVTQNNIERIDFIKLDVEGVEINVLKGAVETIKKFKPKMAISVYHKPDDIITIPTFIYGLLPEAKFYLRHFSNGISETILFVNPRNGERNDE from the coding sequence ATGCGGGAAACTACTTTTGAAAAATTTGAAAAATATAACAAAATGGGCAAATGGAGCTCGGTGGGAACATTCCAACTTGCTCTTAAGATCCCGGAAAAGTTTGACGAAGTTTATAATTTATTCACTGACAAAGAATCAAGATTGACATTTGATTGGTTTATTCAATTTAGAATTGCTTATGCATTTTTGGGTGAAATAGCAAAATTTATATTTCCGCCAAATATTTCTAGCGAAGAATTTAAAAATAAAAAAAGAAACATCAAAAAATTATATCCTAATGGTTTTATAAAGATGGGAGGTTATAAATTTTTATCTAATCCATTACAAGTTATAGGTTCGTGGGTGTTTGAACAGTATAACTTAAAAGGAGCATGTGAAGTTTCTTCAGGAGATTTTGTTGTTGACGGTGGTGCATTTAAAGGAGAAACTTCATTTTGGTTTCTTTCAAAGGGTGCAAGAAGGATTTATGCTTTTGAAGGAGACATTCAGAATTTCGAAATCTTACTTAAAAATATAAAATTAAACAAAGTTGAAGATAAAATTATTCCTGTAAATAAATTACTTTTAGATAAAAACGGAATATCCAAAATTAAAATGACGGGTACGGGTTCAAGTTCGATTTTAAGTGAAGAAGGAACAGAGATTGAATGTATTATTCTTGACTCTTTTGTTACTCAAAATAATATCGAGCGTATCGATTTTATTAAACTTGATGTTGAAGGAGTTGAAATTAATGTTCTTAAAGGTGCAGTTGAAACAATTAAAAAATTTAAACCAAAGATGGCTATTTCAGTTTATCATAAACCAGATGACATTATTACTATTCCTACATTTATCTATGGATTATTACCTGAAGCAAAATTTTATTTAAGGCATTTTAGCAATGGTATTAGTGAAACTATACTTTTTGTAAATCCAAGAAATGGAGAAAGAAATGATGAATAA